In Aegilops tauschii subsp. strangulata cultivar AL8/78 chromosome 3, Aet v6.0, whole genome shotgun sequence, one genomic interval encodes:
- the LOC109777057 gene encoding uncharacterized protein isoform X2 has product MALSPTSWLLLSLLAATPAPGTCEERARIAEAGGLLHCYQPPALTNATNGTAFRATLLPLLRSLPSTAARTGFASLHSAARGERAFARGLCFGNSTAPSECARCLSAAAGNLTAGCGATSLRAGIWSDRCFVGYADTNTTSPREDAFRARVLLPGNDAVPRSVASTKSFYYAHQHDVLVAMAKDVARRAAANISGPRMLATAEETNSNSAVSRTVHVLAQCGRDRTAADCVRCLKDSVQAVHWDLDAARGDGGVAAAVVGFDCYLRFEVSTAVGDNYATNRFVFRELYYWRPSCWICW; this is encoded by the exons ATGGCGCTTTCACCTACCTCGTGGTTGCTCCTCTCCCTCCTCGCCGCAACGCCGGCCCCTGGCACCTGCGAGGAGCGCGCACGCATCGCGGAAGCGGGCGGCTTGCTCCACTGCTACCAGCCGCCGGCGCTCACCAACGCCACCAACGGCACGGCGTTTCGCGCCACCCTGCTCCCGCTCCTCCGCTCTCTCCCCTCCACCGCCGCGCGCACGGGCTTCGCCTCCCTACATTCCGCCGCCCGCGGGGAGCGCGCGTTCGCGCGGGGCCTCTGCTTCGGCAACTCCACGGCGCCGTCCGAGTGCGCCCGGTGCCTGTCCGCCGCGGCTGGGAACCTCACCGCCGGCTGCGGCGCCACCAGCCTGCGCGCCGGCATCTGGAGCGACCGGTGCTTCGTCGGCTACGCCGACACCAACACAACCTCGCCTAGAGAGGACGCCTTCCGCGCGCGCGTCCTCCTCCCGGGCAACGACGCCGTCCCTCGCTCTGTGGCCAGCACCAAATCCTTCTACTACGCCCACCAGCACGATGTACTCGTCGCCATGGCGAAGGACGTGGCGCGGCGCGCGGCCGCAAACATCTCCGGGCCGCGGATGCTGGCCACAGCGGAGGAGACCAACTCCAACAGCGCGGTGAGCAGAACAGTGCACGTTCTGGCGCAGTGCGGGAGGGACCGCACGGCGGCGGACTGCGTCCGGTGCTTGAAGGACTCGGTGCAGGCCGTGCACTGGGACCTCGACGCTGCCCGCGGCGACGGTGGCGTGGCGGCCGCGGTGGTGGGCTTCGACTGCTACCTACGGTTCGAGGTCTCCACTGCAGTGGGTGACAACTATGCCACTAATC GGTTTGTTTTCCGAGAGTTGTACTACTGGCGTCCCTCGTGCTGGATATGTTGGTAG
- the LOC109777057 gene encoding uncharacterized protein isoform X1 — translation MALSPTSWLLLSLLAATPAPGTCEERARIAEAGGLLHCYQPPALTNATNGTAFRATLLPLLRSLPSTAARTGFASLHSAARGERAFARGLCFGNSTAPSECARCLSAAAGNLTAGCGATSLRAGIWSDRCFVGYADTNTTSPREDAFRARVLLPGNDAVPRSVASTKSFYYAHQHDVLVAMAKDVARRAAANISGPRMLATAEETNSNSAVSRTVHVLAQCGRDRTAADCVRCLKDSVQAVHWDLDAARGDGGVAAAVVGFDCYLRFEVSTAVGDNYATNLVLLASLVLDMLVGVLCAFTCAVAA, via the exons ATGGCGCTTTCACCTACCTCGTGGTTGCTCCTCTCCCTCCTCGCCGCAACGCCGGCCCCTGGCACCTGCGAGGAGCGCGCACGCATCGCGGAAGCGGGCGGCTTGCTCCACTGCTACCAGCCGCCGGCGCTCACCAACGCCACCAACGGCACGGCGTTTCGCGCCACCCTGCTCCCGCTCCTCCGCTCTCTCCCCTCCACCGCCGCGCGCACGGGCTTCGCCTCCCTACATTCCGCCGCCCGCGGGGAGCGCGCGTTCGCGCGGGGCCTCTGCTTCGGCAACTCCACGGCGCCGTCCGAGTGCGCCCGGTGCCTGTCCGCCGCGGCTGGGAACCTCACCGCCGGCTGCGGCGCCACCAGCCTGCGCGCCGGCATCTGGAGCGACCGGTGCTTCGTCGGCTACGCCGACACCAACACAACCTCGCCTAGAGAGGACGCCTTCCGCGCGCGCGTCCTCCTCCCGGGCAACGACGCCGTCCCTCGCTCTGTGGCCAGCACCAAATCCTTCTACTACGCCCACCAGCACGATGTACTCGTCGCCATGGCGAAGGACGTGGCGCGGCGCGCGGCCGCAAACATCTCCGGGCCGCGGATGCTGGCCACAGCGGAGGAGACCAACTCCAACAGCGCGGTGAGCAGAACAGTGCACGTTCTGGCGCAGTGCGGGAGGGACCGCACGGCGGCGGACTGCGTCCGGTGCTTGAAGGACTCGGTGCAGGCCGTGCACTGGGACCTCGACGCTGCCCGCGGCGACGGTGGCGTGGCGGCCGCGGTGGTGGGCTTCGACTGCTACCTACGGTTCGAGGTCTCCACTGCAGTGGGTGACAACTATGCCACTAATC TTGTACTACTGGCGTCCCTCGTGCTGGATATGTTGGTAGGAGTCTTATGCGCGTTTACTTGTGCTGTTGCCGCGTGA